A single genomic interval of Gemmatimonadota bacterium harbors:
- a CDS encoding polymer-forming cytoskeletal protein: MIGKKPAPESAPESVKSSSAIGERSFFEGSLDVTGNLRVDGKFKGELRVSEDLVVGKNGLVEADVHAKNALITGTVCGNLNASEKISLRSGSRLEGEMVTARLVIEEGVTFQGRCNTAPDQKAASASPGPRPQTPAEDARAQVEKIAREVAGS, translated from the coding sequence ATGATCGGCAAGAAGCCTGCGCCCGAGAGCGCTCCCGAGAGCGTGAAATCGTCCTCGGCCATCGGTGAACGCTCTTTCTTTGAAGGCTCGCTGGATGTTACCGGAAACCTCCGGGTGGACGGCAAGTTCAAGGGGGAACTCCGTGTGTCGGAGGACCTCGTCGTCGGGAAGAACGGCCTTGTGGAAGCGGATGTTCATGCCAAGAACGCGCTCATCACGGGCACTGTTTGCGGAAACCTGAACGCCTCGGAGAAAATCTCCCTCCGAAGCGGGTCGCGCCTTGAAGGTGAAATGGTCACGGCACGGCTCGTGATCGAGGAAGGCGTCACCTTCCAGGGCCGCTGCAATACCGCCCCGGACCAGAAGGCCGCATCGGCCTCTCCCGGCCCGAGGCCCCAGACGCCTGCGGAAGACGCTCGCGCACAGGTCGAGAAGATCGCGCGGGAAGTCGCGGGCTCCTGA
- a CDS encoding diacylglycerol kinase family lipid kinase encodes MSVAFVVNPAAGRGACGALAETLPGLLKARGMDAEVLRTNAPEEAVHLARGAAQDGRIVVAVGGDGTAHEVVNGIAGTGARFGLIPAGTGNDLAQAMGIPADPAAALDVLVHGRHASFDLGRFDDGWFVNSLGLGFEAQVTAESRRIRRIRGFAVYLVGLIRALTHLHCPRLDVRIDGERVEERMLLVSIGNGHRVGGGFLLTPDADPADGLLDVCLVRAMGRSGVLRMLPRALTGKHMGANGVRMLRARQVEITSPDGFPLHADGEIRGMSRKRLSVSVHPGALPVVLPAEKACPAPAR; translated from the coding sequence ATGAGCGTCGCCTTCGTGGTCAACCCCGCCGCGGGGCGGGGTGCCTGTGGTGCTCTCGCGGAGACGCTGCCGGGTCTCTTGAAGGCGCGCGGCATGGATGCAGAGGTTCTCCGCACGAACGCCCCGGAAGAAGCCGTTCATCTTGCCCGGGGTGCCGCCCAGGACGGGCGGATCGTGGTCGCCGTCGGAGGAGACGGCACCGCTCACGAAGTGGTGAATGGGATCGCCGGAACCGGCGCGCGGTTCGGACTGATCCCCGCGGGCACCGGCAACGATCTTGCCCAGGCGATGGGCATTCCCGCAGACCCCGCCGCCGCGCTGGATGTTCTCGTTCACGGACGCCACGCCTCTTTCGACCTCGGCCGGTTTGACGATGGGTGGTTCGTCAACAGCCTCGGCCTGGGATTCGAGGCGCAGGTGACCGCGGAAAGCCGGCGCATCCGACGCATTCGTGGGTTCGCCGTCTATCTGGTCGGACTCATCCGCGCGCTGACCCACCTGCACTGCCCCAGACTGGATGTCCGGATCGACGGGGAACGCGTGGAGGAACGAATGCTCCTCGTCTCCATCGGGAACGGGCATCGTGTCGGCGGCGGCTTCCTTCTCACACCGGATGCAGACCCGGCCGACGGGCTTCTCGATGTCTGTCTGGTCCGCGCGATGGGGCGTTCCGGCGTTCTCCGAATGCTCCCGCGCGCGCTGACGGGAAAGCACATGGGCGCGAACGGAGTCCGAATGCTCCGGGCGCGACAAGTCGAGATCACCTCTCCGGACGGCTTCCCGCTCCATGCGGACGGCGAGATCCGCGGGATGTCCCGCAAGCGGCTCTCGGTCTCGGTCCACCCCGGCGCACTGCCAGTGGTCCTCCCCGCGGAGAAGGCGTGTCCCGCGCCTGCACGCTAG